The following proteins come from a genomic window of Dermacentor albipictus isolate Rhodes 1998 colony chromosome 8, USDA_Dalb.pri_finalv2, whole genome shotgun sequence:
- the LOC135918246 gene encoding putative nuclease HARBI1 — protein MTALRLARLEMLAEHLLRRERVFRDRTNPLDAFSEEELQRRVRFGRDGIVFFAEFLRSEIEHPTCRSGALSAELQVMLALKFFASGCFLITAGDVIGAHESTASRTVRRVASSGDHPRFLSSWPSPREVRGVQGCFYAVAGFPRVVGAIDGTHVRIQAPGEHEEAYVNRHFYHSINVELTK, from the exons ATGACTGCCCTGCGGTTGGCCCGCCTCGAGATGCTCGCCGAGCACTTGCTGCGCCGCGAACGCGTGTTTCGCGACAGGACAAATCCGCTGGACGCCTTCAGCGAGGAGGAGCTGCAGCGGCGCGTACGCTTCGGGCGGGACGGCATAGTATTTTTTGCCGAGTTCCTTCGCTCCGAGATCGAGCACCCGACGTGTCGGAGTGGTGCTTTGAGTGCCGAGCTGCAGGTGATGCTGGCACTGAAATTTTTTGCCTCCGGATGCTTCTTGATTACTGCCGGAGATGTGATCGGCGCCCACGAATCGACCGCAAGCCGCACGGTACGCCGGGTTGCCTCATCAG GTGACCACCCTCGTTTTCTTTCCAGTTGGCCGTCGCCTAGAGAGGTGCGGGGAGTCCAAGGCTGCTTCTACGCTGTCGCTGGCTTTCCGCGCGTCGTGGGTGCAATTGACGGCACGCATGTGCGGATACAGGCTCCTGGAGAGCATGAAGAAGCCTACGTCAACCGCCACTTTTATCACTCCATAAACGTTGAACTTACTAAATAA